The following proteins are co-located in the Rattus norvegicus strain BN/NHsdMcwi chromosome X, GRCr8, whole genome shotgun sequence genome:
- the Tomm7l1 gene encoding mitochondrial import receptor subunit TOM7 homolog — MVKLSKETKQRLQQQFQDSHLPSAGGFTSLVIYLGFIGGTDPSIPDLSILSLL; from the coding sequence ATGGTGAAGCTGAGCAAAGAGACCAAGCAGAGGCTACAGCAgcaatttcaggacagccatttGCCATCTGCTGGGGGATTTACTTCCCTTGTTATTTACCTGGGATTTATAGGTGGTACAGATCCTTCAATACCTGATCTGTCCATTTTAAGCCTACTTTAG